The Breoghania sp. genome has a segment encoding these proteins:
- a CDS encoding allantoate amidohydrolase, which translates to MLNRNRSEYGIDMRESPAFPVSLSRVNELTAEDFITMFGDIAEHSPWVAEAAAALRPFEDIPAMIAAFEAAMRGASHDRQLELIRAHPDLAGKAALAGAVAQESKREQAGAGLDTLSPEEFAAFERLNGAYKDRFGFPFILAVKGATKHQILSSFEARLTNESETEFSTALAQIARILRFRIEERVVVERRDLSQTGGRTGDKSVGQSVEEPVCSRLGRRAQSMIEALSRHSAEEGKVTRLYLSQEHRAAADDVASWMRQAGLDVSEDNLGTVRGYLAPSVPGDGRVLLIGSHIDTVRDAGKYDGNLGVIAGILAAEELAAGGAQLPFGIEVLAFGDEEGVRFPTTLLSSSAAAGSLDWRALQATDGDGITVREALKRFGCDPDKAASAAYEAENVLGYLEVHIEQGPVLEAEGLPVGIVTAIAGASRFRISLRGEAGHAGTVPMSLRHDALTAASELVLAIEKIGQAGSRNHLVATVGELTALPGAVNVIPGEVRMSLDVRASSDAARLEAVEAIRAAARSIGAKRGCVVGIERFHDADTVPCSEAIQNSMAHVISNMGIRPRRLMSGAGHDGQAMARLCDIGMIFVRCRAGISHNPLEHATSDDMGTAIEALIGTIEELAQQERNVR; encoded by the coding sequence TTGCTCAACAGAAATAGGTCCGAGTACGGCATCGACATGAGAGAAAGCCCCGCCTTTCCGGTCAGTCTGTCCCGCGTGAACGAGCTGACCGCTGAGGACTTCATCACAATGTTCGGCGACATTGCCGAACACTCTCCCTGGGTAGCCGAGGCCGCCGCAGCCTTGCGTCCTTTCGAGGATATTCCCGCCATGATCGCGGCCTTCGAGGCAGCCATGCGTGGCGCCTCACATGATCGGCAACTGGAGCTGATCCGCGCCCATCCCGATCTGGCCGGCAAAGCGGCCCTTGCTGGAGCGGTGGCGCAGGAATCCAAGCGCGAACAGGCTGGAGCCGGGCTCGACACGCTCAGCCCGGAGGAGTTTGCCGCGTTTGAACGCCTGAATGGTGCCTATAAGGACCGCTTCGGCTTTCCCTTCATTCTTGCGGTGAAGGGAGCCACCAAGCATCAGATCCTTTCCTCCTTTGAAGCCCGACTGACCAACGAGAGCGAAACGGAGTTCTCCACCGCACTTGCCCAGATCGCGCGCATTCTCCGCTTCCGTATCGAGGAGCGTGTAGTCGTGGAACGCCGCGATCTCTCGCAAACCGGTGGAAGAACCGGGGATAAGTCTGTGGGCCAGTCTGTGGAAGAGCCTGTGTGCAGCCGGTTGGGGCGGCGTGCCCAATCGATGATCGAGGCCCTTTCGCGCCATTCTGCGGAAGAAGGCAAGGTTACGCGGCTCTATCTGTCGCAAGAACACCGGGCGGCCGCCGATGATGTGGCTTCCTGGATGCGCCAGGCGGGATTGGACGTGTCCGAGGACAACCTGGGGACGGTGAGGGGATATCTTGCGCCATCCGTCCCCGGAGATGGGCGTGTGCTGTTGATTGGCTCGCATATCGATACGGTGCGCGACGCCGGAAAATATGACGGCAATCTCGGCGTGATTGCCGGAATCCTCGCTGCGGAGGAACTTGCCGCGGGGGGCGCGCAGCTGCCTTTCGGGATAGAAGTTCTTGCTTTCGGCGACGAGGAAGGCGTTCGTTTTCCGACCACACTGCTGTCATCGTCAGCCGCGGCGGGCAGTCTCGACTGGCGTGCTCTTCAGGCTACCGATGGGGATGGCATCACCGTTCGCGAAGCATTGAAACGCTTCGGCTGCGATCCGGACAAGGCGGCATCGGCGGCCTATGAGGCCGAGAATGTTCTGGGCTATCTTGAGGTTCACATCGAGCAGGGGCCCGTGCTTGAAGCCGAAGGCCTGCCGGTCGGGATCGTGACGGCGATTGCCGGGGCAAGCCGCTTCCGTATTTCGCTTCGCGGCGAAGCCGGACACGCGGGCACCGTCCCCATGTCCCTTCGCCACGATGCCCTGACGGCGGCGAGCGAGCTTGTTCTGGCGATTGAAAAAATCGGTCAGGCGGGATCGCGAAATCATCTTGTGGCAACGGTGGGCGAGCTGACGGCGCTTCCCGGAGCGGTCAATGTGATCCCCGGCGAAGTGCGCATGTCTCTGGATGTGCGCGCGTCGAGCGACGCCGCCCGTCTTGAGGCTGTCGAGGCGATCCGTGCCGCTGCACGCTCCATCGGTGCCAAACGGGGCTGTGTGGTTGGGATCGAGCGCTTTCACGATGCCGACACCGTGCCCTGCTCTGAAGCGATCCAGAATTCGATGGCGCACGTGATTTCGAATATGGGCATCCGGCCAAGGCGGTTGATGTCGGGAGCGGGGCATGACGGACAGGCTATGGCGAGACTGTGCGATATCGGCATGATATTTGTGCGTTGCCGGGCAGGCATAAGCCACAATCCCTTGGAACATGCGACCAGTGACGATATGGGAACGGCGATCGAAGCCCTGATCGGCACGATCGAAGAACTGGCACAACAGGAGAGGAACGTCCGATGA
- a CDS encoding urate hydroxylase PuuD has protein sequence MSAFIADWLNLLLRWAHLIVGIGWIGTSFYFIALDLALRKRETMPEGVMGTAWEVHGGGFYHVEKYTVAPKQLPDDLIWYKWEAYLTWVTGFGLLMVQYYFKATSYLIDPNVLMMTPGEAIIMSVASLVGGWLVYDRLCKSPIGKNTPLLAVLVFALIMVAAYGYTHVFSGRGALIHVGAFIGTIMAVNVFGVIIPNQKKIANALMEGREPDGRLGAMGKQRSVHNNYLTLPVLVMMVSNHYPMLTNHPHSWLLVALIIIIGAMVRHFLNRHEAGDPLQKYVWALPVAAVGLIAAIVMTAPRSLDASGERVPDRVVLDMTHKHCVACHSATPTNELFAEPPNGVQLETLAELRRWSDQVMAMAVHSDAMPLGNETGMSEEERQVLGTWIAQQK, from the coding sequence ATGAGTGCCTTCATTGCCGACTGGCTGAACCTCCTTCTGCGCTGGGCGCATCTGATCGTCGGGATCGGCTGGATCGGAACGTCCTTCTATTTCATTGCGCTCGACCTTGCGCTGCGCAAGCGCGAGACCATGCCGGAAGGCGTCATGGGCACCGCGTGGGAGGTCCATGGCGGCGGGTTCTATCATGTTGAGAAATACACGGTTGCGCCCAAGCAGCTCCCCGATGATCTGATCTGGTACAAGTGGGAGGCCTATCTCACATGGGTGACCGGGTTCGGCCTGCTCATGGTCCAGTACTACTTCAAGGCAACCAGCTACCTGATCGACCCGAATGTGCTGATGATGACGCCCGGCGAGGCCATCATCATGTCGGTTGCGTCTCTGGTCGGCGGTTGGCTTGTCTATGACAGGCTCTGCAAGTCGCCGATCGGCAAGAACACGCCGCTGCTCGCTGTGCTGGTTTTCGCGCTCATCATGGTTGCGGCCTATGGGTATACCCACGTCTTTTCAGGCCGTGGCGCGCTCATCCATGTCGGGGCCTTCATCGGCACCATCATGGCGGTGAACGTCTTCGGCGTGATCATTCCGAACCAGAAGAAAATCGCCAATGCTCTGATGGAGGGGCGTGAGCCGGATGGCCGCCTCGGAGCCATGGGCAAGCAGCGCTCGGTCCATAACAACTACCTCACGCTGCCCGTGCTGGTGATGATGGTTTCAAACCACTATCCCATGCTGACAAACCACCCCCATTCGTGGCTGCTGGTCGCCTTGATCATCATCATCGGCGCGATGGTTCGTCATTTCCTCAATCGGCATGAGGCAGGCGATCCGCTTCAGAAATATGTCTGGGCGCTGCCCGTGGCTGCCGTCGGGCTGATCGCGGCCATCGTGATGACAGCACCGCGCAGTCTGGATGCAAGCGGCGAACGGGTGCCCGACCGGGTGGTTCTTGACATGACCCACAAGCATTGCGTCGCCTGCCATTCCGCCACGCCGACTAACGAATTGTTTGCAGAGCCCCCCAATGGTGTGCAACTGGAGACCTTGGCGGAATTGCGCAGGTGGTCGGATCAGGTGATGGCCATGGCGGTTCATTCCGACGCCATGCCGCTGGGCAACGAGACGGGCATGAGCGAAGAAGAGCGCCAGGTTCTGGGAACCTGGATTGCTCAACAGAAATAG
- a CDS encoding nucleobase:cation symporter-2 family protein, protein MSEAKHLGATPDQMRDPEWTPSIEKAVPLGIQHVLAMFVSNFTPSIIISLAAGYAFGSPDMVYLVQMAMVFSGVATLIQTITIGPIGARLPVVQGTSFAFIPVMIPVVKTAGMAALFGSVIIGGIFHFLLGTVIGRFRNALPPLVTGIVVISIGLALIPVGIQYAAGGVPLMGKPEFGTFQHWGLAIVVILVTMAAKFFGKGMVSTAGVLIGLLAGYLVALVFGMVSFARVDSAAWFALPQPFAYGFEFNLAAVIGMCLMAIVSAIETVGDISGITKGGADREATDREIAGGTLADGLGTAIAGVFGGLPNTSFSQNVGLVSMTGVMSRHVVTYGAIFLIIAGLVPKVGAVISTMPIAVLGGGVIVMFGMVVSAGVNMLSDVTWNRRNMLILAISLSVGLGLQAVPESLQHLPSTLKVLLTSGLLPATTLAVVLNLVLPHEKRGAYAS, encoded by the coding sequence ATGTCAGAGGCTAAGCATCTCGGCGCAACGCCGGACCAAATGCGCGATCCTGAATGGACGCCATCCATTGAAAAGGCGGTGCCGCTCGGCATCCAGCACGTGTTGGCGATGTTCGTCAGCAATTTCACGCCTTCGATCATCATTTCGCTTGCCGCCGGTTACGCGTTCGGTTCGCCGGACATGGTCTATCTCGTTCAGATGGCCATGGTCTTTTCCGGCGTCGCCACCTTGATCCAGACCATCACGATCGGGCCCATCGGCGCGCGGCTTCCTGTCGTTCAGGGAACGAGCTTCGCCTTCATTCCGGTGATGATCCCCGTCGTCAAGACAGCGGGCATGGCCGCGCTTTTTGGCAGCGTCATTATTGGGGGCATCTTCCATTTTCTGCTCGGCACCGTGATCGGCCGTTTTCGCAACGCTTTGCCGCCACTGGTCACCGGCATTGTGGTGATTTCCATTGGCCTCGCGCTCATTCCGGTGGGCATCCAATATGCTGCGGGTGGCGTTCCGCTGATGGGCAAGCCGGAATTCGGCACCTTCCAACACTGGGGCCTTGCCATCGTGGTGATCCTTGTGACCATGGCCGCGAAATTCTTCGGCAAGGGGATGGTGTCGACCGCAGGTGTGCTGATCGGTCTTCTCGCGGGATATTTGGTGGCACTGGTCTTCGGGATGGTCTCCTTCGCGCGTGTCGACAGCGCGGCCTGGTTCGCACTTCCGCAGCCCTTTGCCTATGGTTTTGAATTCAATCTGGCTGCCGTGATCGGCATGTGTCTGATGGCGATTGTTTCCGCCATCGAAACCGTTGGCGACATATCGGGGATCACTAAGGGTGGTGCGGACCGCGAGGCAACGGATCGCGAGATCGCGGGCGGTACGCTGGCCGATGGTCTCGGCACCGCGATCGCCGGTGTCTTCGGCGGGCTGCCCAACACGTCCTTCAGTCAGAATGTTGGTCTGGTCTCCATGACGGGGGTGATGAGCCGCCACGTGGTGACCTATGGCGCGATCTTCCTGATCATCGCCGGGCTGGTGCCGAAGGTTGGCGCGGTCATCTCCACCATGCCCATCGCGGTTCTTGGCGGGGGCGTGATCGTCATGTTCGGCATGGTGGTGTCGGCGGGCGTCAACATGCTGTCGGATGTGACCTGGAACCGGCGCAACATGCTGATCCTTGCGATCTCGCTGTCGGTGGGGCTCGGCCTGCAGGCGGTGCCGGAGTCCCTACAGCACCTGCCGTCCACACTGAAAGTGCTGCTGACCTCCGGCCTGCTTCCGGCAACAACGCTTGCCGTGGTGCTGAACCTCGTTCTTCCCCACGAAAAGCGCGGCGCTTACGCGTCCTGA
- a CDS encoding BMP family ABC transporter substrate-binding protein translates to MKTKLLAAAALAFGLATGAAQAEPLKVGFIYIGPTGDFGWSYQHDQGRKALEEKFGDEVETTYLESVPEGPDAERSIERLARAGNKLIFTTSFGYMDPTIKVAKKFPDVKFEHATGYKRADNVSTYSSRFYEGRYVIGQIAAKMSKSGVGGYIASVPIPEVVRGINAFMLGAQSVNPDFKLKVIWVNSWFDPGKEADAAKALIDQGVDIISQHTDSPAAMQVAEERGIKAFGQASDMIEFGPKAQMTAIVDNWNDYYISRVKAVMDGTWESKDTWGGFDQEMVHLAPFTNMPDDVVAMAEETVAKIKSGEFHPFTGPIKKQDGSDWLAEGEVADDGTLLGMNFYVAGVDDKLPQ, encoded by the coding sequence ATGAAAACCAAGCTCCTTGCAGCCGCCGCACTGGCCTTTGGCCTTGCCACCGGGGCTGCGCAGGCCGAACCGCTGAAGGTCGGCTTCATCTATATCGGTCCGACGGGCGATTTCGGCTGGTCCTACCAGCATGACCAGGGCCGCAAGGCTCTGGAAGAAAAATTTGGCGATGAGGTCGAGACCACCTATCTGGAAAGCGTTCCGGAAGGCCCGGATGCGGAGCGTTCCATCGAACGTCTGGCGCGTGCTGGCAACAAGCTGATCTTCACCACCTCGTTCGGCTACATGGATCCGACCATCAAGGTCGCCAAGAAGTTCCCGGATGTGAAGTTCGAGCACGCAACGGGCTACAAGCGCGCCGACAATGTCTCCACCTATTCCTCGCGCTTCTATGAAGGCCGCTACGTGATCGGCCAGATTGCTGCGAAGATGTCCAAGTCCGGTGTGGGCGGCTACATCGCGTCCGTTCCGATCCCGGAAGTGGTGCGTGGCATCAACGCCTTCATGCTCGGCGCACAGTCCGTCAACCCGGACTTCAAGCTCAAGGTCATCTGGGTCAATTCCTGGTTCGATCCGGGCAAGGAAGCCGACGCGGCAAAGGCGCTGATCGATCAGGGCGTCGATATCATCTCCCAGCACACCGACAGCCCGGCTGCCATGCAGGTTGCCGAAGAGCGCGGCATCAAGGCGTTCGGTCAGGCGTCCGACATGATCGAATTCGGTCCGAAGGCTCAGATGACCGCGATCGTCGACAACTGGAACGACTACTACATTTCGCGCGTGAAAGCAGTGATGGACGGCACGTGGGAGTCGAAAGACACCTGGGGCGGGTTCGATCAGGAGATGGTTCACCTCGCACCCTTCACCAATATGCCGGACGATGTCGTGGCAATGGCTGAAGAGACGGTGGCCAAGATCAAGAGCGGCGAGTTCCATCCCTTTACCGGCCCGATCAAGAAGCAGGACGGTTCCGACTGGCTTGCCGAAGGCGAAGTGGCGGACGATGGCACCCTGCTGGGCATGAATTTCTACGTTGCCGGCGTTGACGACAAGCTGCCGCAGTAA
- a CDS encoding ABC transporter permease, whose protein sequence is MTMFEAILLTIITASTPLLLAAIGELVVERAGVLNLGVEGMMVMGAVMGFAAAQWTGNPYAGIVAAIFAGMGMSLIFGFATQTLVANQVASGLALTLLGQGLSGMIGEGFVGRPGVKLPSLEIPYLSDIPFFGPILFAQDILVYLSFALVIGVAWFLFVSRAGLKLRAVGDNHGSAHALGISVVQVRYLAILFGGACSGLAGAYLSLAYTPQWVENMTAGRGWIALALVVFGSWRPWRVVVGAYLFGAVWISQLHLQAAGSGIPSQFLSSLPYIATIIVLVLISSNRRLSLINTPAALGKSFVPER, encoded by the coding sequence ATGACCATGTTTGAAGCAATTCTCCTGACGATTATCACCGCCTCAACGCCGCTTCTTCTGGCGGCCATCGGTGAGTTGGTGGTGGAACGCGCAGGCGTTCTCAATCTCGGCGTCGAGGGCATGATGGTCATGGGTGCGGTGATGGGCTTTGCGGCTGCGCAATGGACCGGCAACCCTTATGCGGGCATCGTGGCAGCTATCTTCGCGGGCATGGGCATGTCGCTGATCTTCGGTTTCGCGACGCAGACGCTGGTTGCAAATCAGGTCGCCTCCGGCCTGGCCCTCACGTTGCTGGGGCAGGGGCTGTCCGGCATGATCGGCGAGGGCTTCGTCGGCCGGCCCGGCGTCAAGCTGCCCTCGCTGGAAATCCCCTATCTCTCCGATATTCCCTTCTTCGGACCGATCCTGTTCGCGCAGGATATTCTCGTCTACCTCTCCTTCGCGCTGGTGATCGGCGTTGCGTGGTTCCTGTTTGTCTCGCGGGCCGGTTTGAAGCTGCGCGCGGTTGGTGACAATCACGGCTCCGCCCACGCGCTGGGCATATCGGTGGTCCAGGTGCGTTATCTGGCCATCCTGTTCGGAGGTGCCTGTTCGGGATTGGCCGGGGCTTATCTGAGCCTGGCCTACACGCCGCAATGGGTTGAAAACATGACTGCGGGACGTGGCTGGATCGCGTTGGCGCTTGTCGTCTTCGGATCATGGCGTCCGTGGCGGGTCGTTGTCGGCGCCTATCTCTTCGGTGCGGTCTGGATCTCCCAGCTCCACCTGCAAGCGGCGGGCAGTGGCATTCCTTCGCAGTTTCTTTCGTCGCTGCCCTACATCGCAACGATTATCGTTCTCGTTCTGATTTCTAGTAACCGTCGGCTCTCGTTGATCAACACGCCGGCGGCACTTGGGAAGTCATTCGTGCCGGAGCGATAG